A stretch of DNA from Micromonospora sp. NBC_01813:
GCGCAGCCGGCCGACGTCGGCCGCGCTGCGGATCGGATCGGCGATCACCGGGCCGGTGCCGGTCACGATGTCCAGCTCGACACCGGCCGCGGCGACCGGCACCACGATGTCGCTGAACAGGATCGCCGCGTCCACCCCGTGCCGGCGTACCGGCTGCATGGTGATCTCGGCGACCAGATCCGGCCGTCGGCAGGACTCCAGCATGCCGATCCCGCTGCGCAGGTCGCGGTACTCCGGTAGCGAACGCCCGGCCTGGCGCATGAACCACACCGGGGTGTGCGGCACCGGCTCGCGGCGGCAGGCCCGGATGAAGGCCGAGTCGCTCATCGTCGCGGATACTCCGTCGTGGGCAGCGTTGCCCGGCGTCGTGGTGGTCACCGGCGTCATGGTGCCATGGCTGCCTCCGCGCTCAGCAGCCATGCCCCGATCCCGGGTGTCGCCGCGCCGGCCCGGCGTGCCGGTCCCCATCGACCCGGGTGGCGGCCTAGGCTGCGTTCATGGCCCCCCTTACCGCGTTGCCCGAGGCGTTCCATCGCGCCGTCACCGGACTACGCGCGGTCGCCCCACGGGAGGAGATCCAGATCGAGGAGGTCGGCGCGCCGCAGCGGCTCGCGCCGTACGCGTTCGCGCTGAGCGCCACCGTCCTGCGCGGCTCGGACGAGGTGGCGACCGGGCGGCTGGTCCTGTTACACGATCCGGCCGGGCACGACGCGTGGCAGGGCACCCTGCGGCTGGTGACCTATGTCACCGCCGATCTGGAGGTCGACCTGGTCGCCGATCCGCTGCTACCCGGCGTCGGCTGGACCTGGCTGACCGACGCGTTGGAGACGCACGGCGCGACCTACACCGCGATCGGCGGCACCGTCACCCAGACCTGTTCCACCCGCTTCGGGGAGCTCGCCGGTCCGCCGGCCGGCGGGGACATCGAGATCCGGGCGTCGTGGACTCCGTTGGACACCGGGCTCAGTGCCCATCTGCTCGCCTGGTGCGACCTGCTGGCTTCGACGGCCGGGTTACCGCCGCCCGGCGTCACGGCGCTGCCCGCCCGTTGGCCGCCCACCGCCGGCTGACCCCGCCCACCGCCGGCTGAGCGAGCCGGCAGTCGGGCGAGCGCCGGCACCGTCAACAGATGTCGAACGCCGCGCAGGCGACCTGGATCGGCACCGCCAGGCCGATCCCCTCGGCGTCACGTGCCTTGGCCGTGGCGATCCCGACCACCTGCGTACCGCTGTTGATCACCGGCCCGCCGGAGTTTCCCGGGTTGATCGGGGCGTCGAACTGCAGCACCGGCCCGGAACCGTCGTCGGCTTCCCGCAGCGCGCTGACCACCCCGATGGTGACGGTGTCCGCGAGCCCGAGCGGCGCGCCCACGACCACGATCTGCTGGCCGGACTTCACCGCGTCGGCCGCCGGCACCAGACCGGCGTACGACTCGGTGGTGCGCAGCAGCGCCACGTCGCTGTCGGCGTCCACCGCCGCGATGGTCGCCTCGACCCGCTCGCCGTCGCGTTCGAGGAAGACCCGGCGGCTGCCGGCCAGGTAACTCGACTCGATGACGTGGTAGTTGGTCACCAGGTTGGTGCCCTCGGCGTCCGGCTCGCCCACCGCGAAGGCGGTGCCGGTGAAGCGTCCGGCGCTGACCCGGAACACGCTCGGCAGTGCGGCGGCGGCGATGGACTCCGGGTTGAAGGCGGCACCGACCTGGCGCTCCAGTTCCGCGGTACGGGTTTCGACCAGGTCGAATCGGCTGGCGTCGGCGCCCTGCGCCTGCGCCAGCCGCTGGTCGGC
This window harbors:
- a CDS encoding DUF3000 domain-containing protein — protein: MAPLTALPEAFHRAVTGLRAVAPREEIQIEEVGAPQRLAPYAFALSATVLRGSDEVATGRLVLLHDPAGHDAWQGTLRLVTYVTADLEVDLVADPLLPGVGWTWLTDALETHGATYTAIGGTVTQTCSTRFGELAGPPAGGDIEIRASWTPLDTGLSAHLLAWCDLLASTAGLPPPGVTALPARWPPTAG
- a CDS encoding S1C family serine protease, coding for MDPARPRHAALDPATHPLPSRAAFVPPWAPTTPDPQSGPPITPDTSTPAGESAEPAAYGSAPGPSPERPGSWAPPADQLRRVVPPPRRGWPGVTALLLVVALAGLAGFQTYQINQLTDRLGEADQRLAQAQGADASRFDLVETRTAELERQVGAAFNPESIAAAALPSVFRVSAGRFTGTAFAVGEPDAEGTNLVTNYHVIESSYLAGSRRVFLERDGERVEATIAAVDADSDVALLRTTESYAGLVPAADAVKSGQQIVVVGAPLGLADTVTIGVVSALREADDGSGPVLQFDAPINPGNSGGPVINSGTQVVGIATAKARDAEGIGLAVPIQVACAAFDIC